A genomic region of Cyanobacteria bacterium FACHB-DQ100 contains the following coding sequences:
- a CDS encoding DUF1574 domain-containing protein — protein MGNRSPYTVSSSPRAVGSRLPLLPWLYRVIGIPKIQLQVRLRGNNLYILAEGRNCPDRSLMFEHLVRALAKTEIETLLPPSQPKVYQVILYGRRAGEPRPEWAEVIHVAQIDRYLEDLQGAKTESETTVAIELANLGLAKRGRPDAIARYLSEALAALGVAVRASVKSAALPEEPELPQMANLASVLSSTASLTPQALLNRLWVVCESVYSPDTSLLSETIAQKLRDLELDGFRDAIVFSRVRGEAEPEWVLRVDLTPPQEMLQDWARWGDVEALTRLMNSAVRDQGVDLSATLMDKTLHVTAQRLNAPEKERIFAAIAPLIDTIAPQGIRAMAVYGLSGTPNPMPHLSIPDAPVWVQWMDLPAAEHPALSESTRLLAQEGDLSAIAFLLTRLLNPHLDTQLATGGIRLQIRQKEDLLHIMTDAPICPSQSQVGAKVVKFIRALKLPDVQGVRVYGRRSGQKRPLWSYGADFASRDLNSTRRTRSTPEATPEFATSDAYVGDLLTREPGALTVPEYEDVEPTLWEQVAEAIQGGMARTRLFTIESETAPNTARAAHTSAPNDARVAIVWAVLGILLTVQADWLLGQWVKPLIAAKPTPSASPAPLPPEQLTLPQLSLQKSAGFDTLGSGFTQSTQTLLTPGSGSTALLASPLKPKAAIDTSRSPYPTFNAPQIDEKFVLYRQYVAQYGAPDVLIVGSSRAMRGVDPVALEQALATQGYSGMRVFNFGINGATIQVVDLVVRRLLASEKQPKLILFADGLRAFNEGRPDATYNAIVSSPGYRKLPEVASDAAPSPTQAFTKPLETIVRTPTTVADRYQSFNDQLLQQTGQLSTIWSQRDKLQTLIKRSLSFSFSPIATSEADPESTIVQDGQGLIDINGFLPISLRFNPVTYYQKYARVPGESDADYANFNLDGAQTQALRSLAQYTKSQDIPLVVINLPLTENYLDSYRREREQQFQQYLMRMSGELGFTYRDLLENWKNTPDFFSDPSHLNRYGAHAVSTHLAKDPLIPWRKR, from the coding sequence ATGGGGAATCGATCGCCGTATACAGTCTCTTCGTCACCCAGAGCCGTTGGATCACGGTTGCCGTTGCTGCCGTGGCTCTACCGTGTGATCGGCATTCCTAAGATTCAGCTACAAGTGCGGCTCCGCGGAAATAATCTCTATATCCTAGCGGAAGGGCGCAACTGTCCGGATCGATCACTGATGTTTGAACACCTGGTTCGGGCACTGGCAAAAACCGAGATCGAAACGCTTCTACCGCCTTCGCAGCCGAAAGTTTATCAGGTGATTCTTTACGGTCGTCGCGCTGGAGAACCGCGCCCAGAGTGGGCAGAGGTGATCCACGTTGCCCAGATCGATCGCTATTTAGAGGATCTACAAGGCGCGAAAACCGAGAGTGAAACGACGGTCGCAATCGAGCTTGCCAATTTGGGCCTGGCAAAGCGCGGCAGACCGGATGCGATCGCGCGTTATTTGAGCGAAGCATTAGCTGCGTTAGGCGTTGCGGTGCGTGCCAGCGTCAAATCGGCAGCGCTGCCCGAAGAACCCGAACTGCCTCAAATGGCAAATCTAGCCTCGGTCTTGAGCAGTACGGCTTCACTGACACCGCAAGCGCTGCTGAATCGTCTGTGGGTCGTCTGCGAATCGGTCTACAGTCCCGACACATCGCTGCTGAGTGAAACAATCGCCCAAAAGCTGCGGGACTTAGAACTGGATGGATTTCGCGATGCGATCGTCTTTAGCCGCGTTCGGGGAGAAGCGGAGCCAGAATGGGTGCTGCGGGTCGATCTGACTCCACCCCAGGAAATGCTGCAGGACTGGGCACGTTGGGGCGATGTCGAAGCGCTGACGCGCTTGATGAATAGTGCCGTGCGGGATCAAGGGGTAGACCTATCTGCCACCTTGATGGACAAGACGCTGCACGTGACGGCTCAACGTCTGAATGCCCCCGAAAAAGAGCGAATTTTCGCCGCGATCGCACCGCTGATCGACACGATCGCGCCGCAAGGCATTCGAGCGATGGCAGTTTACGGACTGAGCGGCACGCCCAATCCGATGCCGCACTTGTCGATTCCCGATGCGCCGGTTTGGGTGCAGTGGATGGATTTACCCGCCGCAGAGCATCCCGCTTTGTCTGAATCGACGCGCCTCCTTGCCCAAGAGGGCGACTTGAGCGCGATCGCGTTTTTGCTGACTCGCTTGCTCAATCCGCATCTCGATACGCAGTTAGCCACAGGCGGAATTCGGCTGCAAATCCGACAGAAAGAAGATTTGCTGCACATTATGACCGATGCACCCATTTGCCCGTCGCAGAGTCAAGTGGGCGCAAAAGTCGTGAAATTTATTCGGGCATTAAAGCTGCCGGATGTGCAAGGCGTGCGAGTTTATGGGCGACGATCGGGACAAAAGCGCCCCCTGTGGAGCTACGGCGCTGATTTTGCCTCTCGCGATCTCAATAGCACCCGTCGGACACGATCGACCCCCGAAGCGACTCCAGAATTTGCGACTTCGGATGCGTATGTGGGCGACCTGCTAACTAGAGAACCCGGAGCGCTCACGGTTCCAGAGTATGAAGATGTCGAGCCAACGCTCTGGGAGCAAGTGGCTGAGGCAATTCAGGGGGGAATGGCGCGGACTCGACTGTTTACGATCGAATCCGAAACCGCACCAAATACCGCTCGCGCTGCCCATACGTCTGCTCCGAATGACGCAAGAGTGGCGATCGTCTGGGCAGTCTTAGGGATTTTGCTGACAGTTCAAGCGGATTGGCTGCTGGGGCAATGGGTCAAACCGCTGATTGCCGCGAAACCGACTCCGAGCGCTTCGCCTGCTCCTTTGCCACCAGAGCAACTGACGTTACCGCAATTGTCTCTGCAAAAATCCGCAGGATTTGATACCCTTGGTTCCGGCTTTACGCAATCGACCCAGACGTTACTGACACCCGGATCAGGCTCAACAGCGCTTTTAGCCTCGCCGTTGAAGCCGAAAGCTGCGATCGATACCTCGCGATCGCCGTATCCTACGTTCAATGCTCCGCAAATCGATGAAAAGTTCGTGTTGTATCGGCAGTACGTCGCGCAGTATGGTGCGCCTGACGTGCTGATTGTTGGAAGTTCAAGAGCAATGCGCGGGGTTGATCCAGTTGCACTAGAACAGGCTCTTGCAACTCAGGGCTATTCTGGAATGCGAGTGTTTAACTTTGGCATCAATGGCGCAACGATTCAGGTTGTAGATCTAGTTGTACGGCGATTGTTGGCATCGGAAAAACAGCCGAAACTGATTTTGTTTGCCGATGGGCTGCGGGCATTTAACGAGGGGCGACCCGATGCGACGTATAACGCGATCGTGTCCTCTCCGGGCTATCGCAAGCTGCCCGAAGTTGCAAGCGATGCGGCTCCCAGTCCCACGCAAGCCTTCACAAAACCTCTAGAGACGATCGTTCGCACTCCTACCACGGTTGCCGATCGCTATCAATCTTTTAATGACCAACTTTTACAGCAAACGGGTCAGCTTTCGACGATTTGGAGTCAACGCGATAAGCTGCAAACCCTGATTAAGCGCAGTTTATCGTTTAGTTTTAGCCCGATCGCGACTTCAGAAGCTGATCCAGAATCGACGATCGTTCAAGATGGACAAGGCTTGATCGATATCAATGGCTTTTTGCCGATTTCTTTGCGCTTTAATCCAGTCACGTACTATCAAAAATACGCCAGAGTTCCGGGAGAAAGCGATGCGGACTACGCCAATTTCAACTTAGACGGCGCACAAACTCAGGCATTGCGATCGCTAGCGCAGTACACCAAGTCACAGGACATTCCTTTGGTTGTGATTAATTTGCCGCTGACTGAGAACTATCTCGATTCCTATCGACGTGAGCGAGAACAGCAGTTTCAGCAATATCTGATGCGAATGTCTGGGGAACTTGGCTTTACGTATCGCGATCTGCTTGAGAATTGGAAGAATACACCTGACTTCTTCTCTGATCCAAGCCACCTCAATCGTTACGGTGCTCATGCTGTTTCGACGCATCTTGCGAAAGATCCGCTCATTCCCTGGAGGAAACGCTAG
- a CDS encoding DUF3352 domain-containing protein yields the protein MLLKRSLFTMLAALNLVAAPELPIAPSKVFAQPAPVAAPLTQSTSIAGILPVETLGVVMINTQDDRWQQLSQFNLFPTDLAFPGGIFYPAEAGMSFAKDVQPWLGDQFGVALLSAKSVLMVSSVKDQAALNQYVDRIKASRTKAPKEIQYKGATILEFEPEKPIYFTPSKPNQDLKLAPPDAFEVPKVAIAVLPGYFVSSDSAAAIQEMLDAQSKLVDHPKFQRIANNPKSSRAIATLYGKYTEAIKAITQISQAQLEELRKINPNSPVPPAFDPNQIDPLSQFYDTAEGYVWAEPTGMRLQLAVNLKQAVPEDLRSSLITRNQILERLPEVNYMMSNSQNLAVYWRVLTTALETQPTWKKSLDQVRQTLQSFIGVDDRDVLPWMNGEYVLFAYPTSKGFIPAMSPNLDIAMGMMMQTSDRPAAEAALKKFNTFITPRLGKPLVQQGEIAGQPFANYGAVANGRSLNLFSHGWTDDNTLIMLFGGGSMSEFNPKPQRNLTQSANFQAAIAPFPNANLGYFYVNQGAFMAFVNNGVLPAFMGRSMAGNPFLTQVQDTLASIRSISGASTITGDQVQFDGFLALASRQKR from the coding sequence ATGTTGCTAAAACGTTCTTTGTTTACGATGCTTGCTGCTCTCAATCTGGTTGCTGCGCCGGAGCTACCGATCGCGCCATCGAAAGTGTTTGCTCAACCTGCGCCGGTTGCTGCGCCGCTCACACAATCGACCTCGATTGCTGGGATTCTACCAGTAGAAACATTGGGCGTTGTGATGATCAATACCCAAGACGATCGCTGGCAACAATTGAGCCAGTTCAATCTATTTCCAACTGATCTAGCGTTTCCGGGAGGAATCTTTTATCCGGCTGAAGCAGGAATGAGTTTTGCTAAGGATGTCCAGCCGTGGTTGGGGGATCAGTTTGGCGTGGCGTTACTGTCAGCAAAGAGCGTTTTGATGGTTTCGTCAGTTAAAGATCAGGCGGCATTAAATCAGTATGTCGATCGCATCAAGGCTTCTCGCACCAAAGCACCGAAAGAAATTCAGTACAAAGGTGCAACCATTCTAGAGTTTGAACCGGAAAAGCCGATTTACTTTACCCCTTCTAAACCTAACCAGGATCTCAAACTTGCTCCACCTGATGCGTTTGAAGTTCCCAAGGTGGCGATCGCGGTTCTCCCCGGTTATTTCGTCAGTTCGGATTCTGCCGCAGCCATTCAAGAGATGCTCGATGCTCAGAGCAAATTGGTAGATCATCCCAAGTTTCAGCGCATTGCCAACAATCCGAAATCGAGTCGGGCGATCGCGACCCTATATGGCAAGTACACCGAAGCCATCAAAGCGATCACTCAAATCAGTCAAGCCCAACTCGAAGAGCTTCGCAAAATCAATCCAAATAGCCCCGTACCGCCAGCGTTCGATCCCAATCAGATTGATCCGCTCTCGCAGTTTTACGACACTGCTGAGGGGTATGTCTGGGCAGAACCGACTGGAATGCGCCTGCAACTTGCCGTCAACCTTAAACAAGCTGTTCCAGAAGACTTGCGATCCTCGCTCATCACGCGCAATCAGATTCTAGAGCGACTGCCCGAAGTCAATTACATGATGTCAAACAGTCAAAATCTAGCCGTTTACTGGCGTGTTCTGACAACCGCGCTAGAAACTCAACCCACTTGGAAAAAAAGCCTAGACCAAGTGCGACAAACGCTGCAAAGTTTTATTGGGGTGGACGATCGTGATGTTCTCCCCTGGATGAACGGTGAATATGTTCTATTTGCTTACCCGACGAGCAAAGGCTTCATTCCAGCGATGTCTCCCAACTTGGATATTGCGATGGGAATGATGATGCAAACGAGCGATCGTCCGGCGGCTGAAGCAGCCCTGAAAAAATTCAATACATTTATCACACCCCGACTCGGCAAGCCCTTGGTACAGCAAGGCGAGATTGCTGGACAGCCCTTCGCTAACTATGGAGCCGTTGCTAACGGTCGATCATTGAACTTATTTAGTCACGGTTGGACAGATGACAACACGCTAATCATGCTGTTCGGGGGCGGTTCTATGAGTGAATTTAACCCGAAGCCACAACGGAATCTCACCCAAAGCGCGAATTTCCAGGCTGCGATCGCGCCCTTTCCCAATGCGAATTTGGGCTATTTCTATGTGAATCAAGGCGCATTCATGGCGTTTGTGAACAATGGAGTGTTACCCGCGTTCATGGGTCGATCGATGGCGGGAAATCCATTTTTAACGCAAGTGCAAGATACATTAGCCAGCATTCGCAGCATTAGCGGTGCGAGTACGATTACTGGCGATCAAGTTCAGTTCGACGGCTTTTTAGCGCTTGCCTCACGCCAGAAGCGCTAA
- a CDS encoding DUF21 domain-containing protein produces MVRLAVLLIFVVAVAFFVAAELAIVSASKGEIDSLARQSDRPGTQKAAQLVQKAQNNLGQYLSVTQTGTTAGSLLLGWLGEGATVHWIEPWISLLPIGHLSVMITTHTIATTIAFLIVTYVEIVLGELVPKVLAAHAPEKTALLLIRPLQICSYLFFPALVILNATVRLLTGRITNRDRITEDEFIRKDEYSVLLAGTADLTIVNQQLHLSLPASDAYRTVAGFMIHHLNRVPATGDRLQWGELEFEATRVVENQIETLLLRQVTRPLEGTPEKTLAASSYE; encoded by the coding sequence CTGGTCAGATTAGCAGTCTTGCTAATTTTTGTGGTCGCTGTTGCGTTCTTTGTGGCAGCAGAACTGGCGATCGTGTCTGCCTCAAAAGGCGAAATCGACTCGCTCGCCCGTCAAAGCGATCGCCCTGGAACTCAAAAAGCCGCTCAACTGGTTCAGAAGGCGCAAAACAATCTCGGACAGTATCTCTCTGTAACGCAAACTGGAACGACGGCTGGAAGCCTCTTACTTGGATGGTTAGGAGAAGGCGCAACCGTTCATTGGATTGAACCCTGGATCAGTCTGCTGCCGATCGGACATCTTTCTGTGATGATTACAACGCATACGATCGCAACCACGATCGCGTTTCTGATTGTGACTTATGTTGAAATCGTATTAGGTGAACTGGTACCAAAAGTATTGGCGGCTCATGCTCCAGAAAAAACTGCGCTGTTGCTAATTCGTCCGCTTCAGATTTGCTCTTATTTATTTTTTCCAGCTTTGGTCATTCTCAATGCAACGGTACGATTGTTAACTGGACGGATTACCAATCGCGATCGCATTACCGAAGATGAATTTATTCGTAAAGATGAGTATTCTGTGCTGTTAGCTGGAACGGCTGATCTCACAATCGTCAATCAACAATTGCATCTCAGCTTGCCTGCGAGTGATGCCTATCGAACGGTGGCAGGGTTTATGATTCATCACTTAAATCGAGTTCCGGCAACGGGAGATCGACTCCAGTGGGGTGAATTGGAGTTTGAAGCCACCCGCGTGGTAGAAAATCAAATAGAAACGCTTTTATTGCGTCAGGTGACCCGCCCCCTAGAAGGTACACCCGAAAAAACCCTAGCCGCTAGTTCTTATGAGTGA
- a CDS encoding folate-binding protein YgfZ: MSETINSGVVFYDRTPWGRITVSDTDRLNFLHNQSTNTFKLRKPGEGCDTVFLTSTARTIDLVTAYILEDSVLLLVSPGMSEKIMAFLDRYIFFADKVKLTDVTEQTAAFSLLGAKSHDIVKALGAEDLINQPYGTHCLVDQIRIAVGSGLATEGYTLICDRSLNLKQKLIDLGVTEIDDSAWNTLRIEQGRPLPGTELTEDYNPLEAGLWHTISFNKGCYIGQETIARLDTYNGVKQQLWGVKLNQPVEPGTPVRIEDEKVGIVTSVTGSIGLAYIRTKAGGAGLNVDLGEIIDLPYLTREKQA; the protein is encoded by the coding sequence ATGAGTGAAACAATCAATTCTGGTGTCGTGTTTTACGATCGCACCCCCTGGGGACGCATCACGGTGTCAGATACCGATCGTCTCAATTTTCTCCACAATCAAAGCACTAATACTTTCAAACTCAGAAAGCCGGGTGAAGGCTGTGATACGGTTTTTCTCACCTCGACGGCAAGAACGATCGATCTCGTAACCGCTTACATTCTCGAAGATTCCGTTTTACTGCTGGTTTCACCGGGAATGAGCGAGAAAATTATGGCGTTCCTCGATCGCTATATCTTCTTCGCAGACAAGGTGAAGCTCACCGATGTGACTGAACAAACCGCAGCGTTTAGCCTGCTGGGTGCAAAAAGTCATGACATCGTAAAAGCACTGGGCGCAGAGGATTTAATCAATCAGCCTTATGGAACGCATTGCCTCGTTGATCAGATTCGGATTGCCGTCGGTAGTGGTTTGGCAACCGAGGGCTATACCTTAATCTGCGATCGTAGTCTCAACCTGAAGCAAAAACTAATTGACCTTGGCGTAACCGAAATCGATGATTCTGCCTGGAACACGCTCCGGATCGAACAAGGTCGCCCGCTGCCTGGAACTGAACTCACCGAGGATTACAATCCGCTTGAAGCGGGACTCTGGCACACGATTTCTTTTAACAAAGGCTGTTATATCGGACAAGAAACGATCGCCCGTCTTGACACTTACAACGGCGTGAAACAACAGCTTTGGGGAGTGAAGCTCAATCAACCGGTAGAACCGGGAACCCCCGTCAGGATTGAGGATGAAAAAGTGGGCATCGTTACAAGCGTTACAGGGTCGATCGGGCTTGCGTACATCCGCACAAAAGCAGGCGGTGCAGGCTTAAACGTCGATTTAGGTGAAATTATTGACCTTCCCTATTTGACTCGTGAGAAGCAGGCTTAA
- a CDS encoding DUF4330 domain-containing protein, with the protein MAIVDSQGRLFGKVSILDVGAAIVLLLVVFGIFIFPGASGSVAQGARQPVEVDVMVRGLGASDPKSFVKPGETTNILVRKQPSGTATLKQIRFLPRTVATPQPDGTLKVFPDPRPELALTTDMLLTLTNEVPVVDGTPVLGGEKVKVGTLIELDGPTYNFASSVVAIRVNKKA; encoded by the coding sequence ATGGCTATTGTGGATTCCCAAGGTCGGCTCTTTGGTAAAGTCAGCATCCTAGATGTGGGTGCGGCGATCGTTCTGCTGCTGGTGGTGTTCGGAATCTTTATTTTTCCAGGGGCATCGGGGTCAGTGGCGCAAGGGGCACGTCAGCCTGTCGAGGTGGATGTAATGGTGCGCGGATTAGGTGCCAGTGATCCGAAGAGTTTTGTCAAGCCTGGCGAGACGACGAATATTCTGGTGCGAAAGCAGCCTTCAGGAACGGCAACCTTGAAGCAGATTCGGTTTTTACCGCGTACCGTTGCCACTCCACAGCCTGACGGTACGCTGAAGGTATTCCCTGATCCTCGTCCGGAGCTGGCGTTGACGACCGATATGCTGCTGACGCTGACAAATGAAGTTCCAGTGGTAGATGGAACGCCTGTGCTGGGTGGCGAAAAAGTCAAAGTGGGAACGCTAATCGAGCTTGATGGGCCGACTTACAACTTCGCAAGTAGCGTTGTGGCAATTCGGGTGAATAAGAAAGCGTGA
- a CDS encoding M48 family metalloprotease: MITKTLRRRWLYPVLSIAMATGIFFGQPLIAQAISWGDLLRGGVQIFQGVQLSRLSDNQEAELGRQINDELTRSQVRIVSDRALTAYVNEIGQRLAASSDRPNIRYTFQVVDQNSINAFATMGGYVYVHRGLLNAADNEAQLASVISHEIGHITGKHALNQMRQAAVQQGLLAAGGLDRSTAVNLGVQLALRLPNNRRDEYDADARGLRTFSRAGYAQSEMVAFMRKLLRSASPPTFLANHPATSDRITRLQQLISASPSPGRAGTDAASYRSRLR; this comes from the coding sequence ATGATTACAAAAACTTTGCGTCGCCGTTGGCTGTATCCAGTCTTATCGATCGCCATGGCTACCGGAATTTTCTTCGGTCAGCCGCTGATTGCTCAAGCTATCTCCTGGGGAGATTTGCTCCGGGGGGGAGTCCAGATTTTTCAAGGCGTCCAGCTTTCCCGCCTCAGCGATAACCAAGAAGCCGAACTCGGTCGCCAAATTAACGACGAACTTACCCGCTCTCAAGTCAGAATTGTGAGCGATCGCGCCTTAACTGCTTATGTCAATGAGATCGGTCAACGGCTCGCAGCCAGTAGCGATCGACCCAATATTCGCTATACGTTCCAAGTCGTCGATCAAAACAGCATTAATGCGTTTGCCACCATGGGCGGTTATGTCTACGTGCACCGAGGGCTATTAAACGCGGCAGACAATGAAGCTCAACTCGCCAGCGTCATCAGTCATGAAATTGGGCATATTACCGGAAAACACGCTCTAAACCAAATGCGTCAGGCGGCTGTTCAACAGGGATTACTCGCAGCCGGGGGACTCGATCGCAGCACAGCCGTGAATCTCGGTGTTCAGCTTGCTCTACGCTTACCCAATAACCGCCGCGATGAGTACGATGCGGATGCACGCGGATTACGCACCTTTAGCCGTGCGGGATATGCTCAATCCGAAATGGTCGCCTTTATGCGAAAACTGCTTAGATCAGCTTCGCCTCCCACCTTTCTTGCCAATCACCCTGCGACTTCCGATCGCATTACCCGTCTGCAACAACTGATTAGTGCTAGCCCCAGTCCCGGACGTGCGGGAACGGATGCTGCCAGCTATCGATCGCGCCTCCGCTAA
- a CDS encoding serine/threonine protein phosphatase, translating into MSQQPTRRIVIGDVHGHYEGMMNLLDAIAPGSQDQVYFLGDLIDRGPQSCEVIEFVKNSSYQSLLGNHEHLLLEAFPNEQVYPPALQAWLQSGGRATVSSYNAMDLLAEHVKWIRTLPTYLDLGDVWLVHAGVNPDLPIEQQGHSEFCWIRDEFHSSRQPYFPDKTIITGHTITFTFQGVVPGAVACGQGWIDIDTGAYHPKSGWLTALEIDAQRVYQVNVYTNQVRTLMLDEIVMPVEPRKRGRQQALRL; encoded by the coding sequence ATGAGTCAGCAACCCACCCGTCGAATTGTGATTGGAGATGTGCATGGTCACTACGAAGGGATGATGAACTTGCTCGACGCGATCGCGCCTGGATCGCAAGATCAGGTCTATTTTCTCGGAGATTTAATCGATCGCGGCCCCCAAAGCTGCGAGGTGATTGAATTTGTCAAAAATAGCTCCTATCAATCGCTGCTCGGCAATCACGAGCATCTGCTGCTCGAAGCGTTTCCGAATGAACAAGTTTATCCGCCTGCACTTCAAGCATGGTTACAAAGTGGGGGACGAGCGACGGTTTCGAGCTATAACGCAATGGATCTGCTCGCTGAACACGTTAAGTGGATTCGCACCTTGCCAACCTATTTAGACTTAGGAGATGTTTGGTTGGTTCATGCGGGCGTTAATCCTGATCTCCCGATCGAGCAGCAAGGGCATTCAGAGTTTTGCTGGATTCGGGATGAGTTCCATAGTTCGAGACAGCCCTATTTTCCCGATAAAACAATTATTACTGGGCACACGATCACGTTTACGTTTCAGGGAGTTGTACCGGGCGCAGTTGCCTGTGGACAAGGTTGGATCGACATCGACACCGGCGCATACCATCCAAAAAGCGGGTGGCTGACCGCGTTAGAGATTGATGCTCAGCGAGTGTATCAGGTCAACGTCTACACGAATCAGGTGCGGACTTTAATGTTGGATGAAATTGTGATGCCTGTTGAACCTCGAAAACGCGGGCGACAACAGGCATTAAGGCTATAA
- a CDS encoding DUF1995 family protein, whose protein sequence is MTGLPDTLDDAIAQAQSATQAALAAGYTRLQVELVFPELKAMPIAEKFISIFRDRGEGLKLFFTDAGFAALAKRDWQDVPFKIRSLDVAGSRQTTPVEEQVEPEDELYVFVAPSSVEVNPVEQICNAAGERPVILLNPRLEDVAMIGIGYAGRQLRLRFLDTIEPCYYLRPLDDQSAILRCYPSPWQVWYAPDGEYQLIAEEQERPDSERLDEIFAGVLGQATKPGLFAGFQQFLKALGR, encoded by the coding sequence ATGACTGGACTGCCAGATACCTTAGATGACGCGATCGCTCAAGCCCAAAGCGCGACACAAGCTGCACTTGCAGCAGGATACACCCGCTTACAAGTTGAGCTTGTGTTTCCAGAACTAAAAGCGATGCCGATCGCAGAGAAATTTATTTCAATTTTTCGCGATCGAGGTGAAGGATTAAAGCTATTTTTCACGGATGCTGGATTTGCAGCGCTGGCAAAGCGAGATTGGCAAGACGTTCCGTTTAAAATTCGTAGCTTAGATGTGGCAGGTTCGCGTCAAACTACTCCAGTTGAGGAACAAGTCGAGCCTGAAGACGAACTCTATGTTTTCGTTGCGCCGAGTTCGGTAGAAGTGAATCCCGTCGAGCAGATTTGTAATGCTGCAGGCGAACGTCCGGTGATCTTGCTCAATCCCAGACTCGAAGATGTGGCAATGATCGGGATTGGATATGCGGGACGACAATTGAGACTGCGATTTTTAGATACGATCGAGCCTTGCTATTATTTGCGCCCGCTCGATGATCAATCGGCAATTTTGCGCTGTTACCCATCTCCTTGGCAAGTCTGGTATGCTCCCGACGGCGAGTATCAACTGATTGCTGAAGAGCAAGAGCGGCCAGACTCCGAAAGACTGGACGAAATCTTTGCAGGAGTCTTGGGACAAGCCACAAAGCCTGGACTATTTGCCGGCTTTCAGCAATTTCTCAAAGCGCTGGGGAGATAA
- a CDS encoding class II fructose-bisphosphate aldolase — protein MLTSTRELLETARRNIYAIGAFNVYNLEGVKAVISAAEVSRSPAMLQLHPSALKYGNSPLVAMCLEAAVAATVPISVHLDHSTSVKDIDLVLQEGVRSIMADGSPMPYEKNLEFTRDMTRLAHSYSAIVEAEIGRISGTEDGLTIAEKEAKMTDPQQAVEFVQATNVDALAVTIGNVHGEYKSPPRLDFPRLERIRNLLDIPLVLHGASGLPAEMIAQSLQLGVCKFNVNTEVRQAYMQALKDEICGQGDKDLLEVTREAIAAMQEVIIDKLELFGSVGKAHLHETPYATVLAAAAHRN, from the coding sequence ATGCTGACTTCGACACGGGAATTGCTGGAAACAGCGCGACGGAATATTTACGCGATCGGCGCGTTCAACGTCTACAACCTCGAAGGAGTCAAGGCAGTGATCAGCGCTGCCGAAGTGAGCCGCAGCCCCGCAATGCTACAACTGCATCCCAGCGCGCTGAAATACGGCAATTCTCCGCTGGTGGCGATGTGCCTGGAAGCAGCAGTGGCGGCGACGGTTCCGATTTCTGTTCATCTTGATCACAGCACTTCGGTTAAAGATATCGATCTCGTTTTACAAGAAGGTGTGCGGTCGATTATGGCGGATGGTTCCCCAATGCCGTATGAGAAAAATCTGGAATTCACCCGCGACATGACCCGATTGGCGCACTCCTACAGCGCGATCGTCGAAGCCGAAATCGGACGAATCAGTGGCACCGAAGATGGATTAACGATCGCCGAAAAAGAAGCGAAAATGACCGACCCACAGCAAGCGGTTGAGTTTGTACAAGCGACAAACGTTGACGCGCTGGCGGTGACGATCGGCAATGTTCACGGCGAGTATAAAAGCCCCCCTCGTCTAGATTTTCCCCGGTTGGAGCGCATTCGCAATTTATTAGACATCCCGCTGGTTCTGCATGGCGCATCGGGCTTACCTGCGGAAATGATTGCCCAATCGCTTCAACTCGGTGTCTGTAAGTTCAATGTCAATACCGAAGTGAGACAAGCTTATATGCAGGCATTAAAAGATGAAATTTGCGGTCAGGGCGACAAGGATTTATTAGAGGTGACTAGAGAAGCGATCGCGGCAATGCAAGAGGTGATCATTGATAAATTAGAGCTTTTCGGCTCTGTTGGCAAAGCTCACTTGCATGAAACGCCTTACGCTACCGTTTTAGCCGCTGCTGCACACCGAAACTAG